The stretch of DNA CAACGCCGCCAGATAGAGGATGAAATCGCCGTCCAGGGTACGGCCCGAGCCGTCGAGCAGGATGACGCGATCGCCGTCTCCGTCGTAGGCGAACCCGATGTCGGCCGACTTGTCACGTATCATCGCGGCCAGGGCTTCCGGATGGAGCGAGCCGCATCCTGCGTTGATGTTCTTTCCGTCGGGCTCGTTTCCCATCACGAAAGATTCCGCGCCGAGGCGCGCGAAAATCTCGGGGGCAATGGCGCAGGTGGCGCCATGCGCGCAATCGAGCGCGACGCGCAGGCCGGCAAAGGGACGTCCACCGCCCACGCTGCGCGCCAGGAACCCCAGGTAGCCTTCCAGGAGATCCTCGGCCCCCGCAGGGGGCGGAGCGGCGCGGCGCGGCGGGTTGAACCCCTCGCCCAGGATGCGCTTCTCGATCCCGAGCTCTTCCGCGTCGGGAAGCTTCATGCCCTGGTGTGAGAAGACCTTGATGCCGTTGTCGCGGTACGGATTGTGGGAGGCGGAAAGGACGACCCCGGCGTCGAACCTGCCGGAGACCGTCATGAAGGCGACGGCGGGAGTGGAGACGACTCCGGCCAGGCTCACTGCCGCTCCGGCCGACCCGAGGCCGCGGGCCAGGGCGGCCTCGAGCCCGGCCCCCGATTCGCGCGTGTCCTTGCCGAGCAGGACCCGCGGGGCATCGATGCCTTCCTCCTCGCGCAGGGTCCATCCGAGTGCCAGGCCGATGCGCTCCACGGTGGCCGCGTCGAGCGGATATTCGCCGGCTACGCCGCGGATGCCGTCGGTTCCGAAAAGATGGCGCATCGAGCTCCCAGCCGCGGTGCGGCGCCTCTGTTGCACTCAGGCGTTTCGGGGATTGCCGGCCACTCACGCATTGAATTGACCCGGTAGTCTACCACTTCACGGCGCGAGACGCGGCAGGGTGAACCGCTTGCTTGTCGCGCCGTCCGCGGCCTCGAGCCTCCAGCGCCGAGTGCCGGACGGCCTGCACGACGCGAAGCACCGCGACGGTCGGCGCGATGTCGTGAACCCGCAGCACCGCCGCCCCCTGCATGGCCGCCACGGCCGCGACCGCCAGGCTGCCATACAGCCTCCGGTCCTCTCCTTCCCCGAGAATCCGGCGAAGAAAAGACT from Candidatus Polarisedimenticolia bacterium encodes:
- the glmM gene encoding phosphoglucosamine mutase, with translation MRHLFGTDGIRGVAGEYPLDAATVERIGLALGWTLREEEGIDAPRVLLGKDTRESGAGLEAALARGLGSAGAAVSLAGVVSTPAVAFMTVSGRFDAGVVLSASHNPYRDNGIKVFSHQGMKLPDAEELGIEKRILGEGFNPPRRAAPPPAGAEDLLEGYLGFLARSVGGGRPFAGLRVALDCAHGATCAIAPEIFARLGAESFVMGNEPDGKNINAGCGSLHPEALAAMIRDKSADIGFAYDGDGDRVILLDGSGRTLDGDFILYLAALDLKEAGKLAGDTVVATVMSNLWLEKALAALGISMLRAPVGDKYVLEEMLRGGFSLGGEQSGHIIFLGDATTGDGVLTSLKILDLLRRRRMDLSAWASTVTRCPQVLHNVRVASKPPLESVAEIREAVERAERDLAGAGRVLLRYSGTEPILRVMVEGEDESRISRTASELKELVAARLGGPGAGSSTP